One part of the Algibacter sp. L1A34 genome encodes these proteins:
- a CDS encoding SPFH domain-containing protein: MTYVFHFKNGNIKREGRGLSFFYFAPNSSIAAIPMGSNDLPFVFNESTNDYQTVTIQGQISYKINDPKILADVLDFTVQDNGQYKRNDIEKLNQRIINEAQTATSAYIHGIKLKEAIRSAKAIEQNITEGLKSSSAIRMLGIEILGANILAIQATPEMARALETETREKLQQEADLAVYERRNFAVEQERIIKESELNTEIAVEEKQKQIAEKKMESDVQKADNQRKLREMKLEADISVENQRKSLIEQKTENDKKEAETKGYVLETTLKPYRDMDWKTLTALNNNSDPRFNISLAFRELADNADKIGNLNISPDLLDSILNEKGKTR, from the coding sequence ATGACTTATGTATTTCATTTTAAAAATGGAAACATAAAACGTGAAGGAAGAGGTCTTTCTTTTTTCTATTTTGCACCAAATAGTTCTATTGCAGCCATTCCAATGGGAAGTAATGATTTACCTTTTGTATTTAATGAATCTACTAACGATTATCAAACGGTAACTATTCAAGGACAAATTAGTTATAAAATAAATGACCCAAAAATTTTAGCCGATGTTTTAGACTTCACAGTTCAAGATAACGGACAATATAAAAGAAATGATATTGAAAAATTAAACCAAAGAATAATTAACGAAGCTCAAACAGCAACTTCTGCATATATTCATGGAATAAAATTGAAAGAAGCTATTCGTTCTGCCAAAGCAATAGAGCAAAATATTACGGAAGGGCTAAAATCTTCTTCGGCAATTAGAATGTTAGGTATTGAAATTCTTGGAGCAAATATTCTTGCAATTCAAGCAACTCCTGAAATGGCAAGAGCATTAGAAACAGAAACTCGTGAAAAACTGCAGCAAGAAGCAGATCTAGCAGTTTATGAAAGAAGAAATTTTGCAGTAGAACAGGAACGAATAATTAAAGAATCTGAACTTAACACTGAGATTGCTGTTGAAGAAAAACAAAAGCAAATTGCTGAAAAGAAAATGGAATCCGATGTTCAAAAGGCTGATAACCAAAGAAAATTGAGAGAAATGAAGTTAGAAGCAGATATTTCGGTTGAAAATCAACGTAAATCTCTAATTGAACAAAAAACTGAGAACGACAAAAAAGAAGCTGAAACAAAAGGTTATGTTTTAGAAACCACATTAAAACCGTATCGTGATATGGATTGGAAAACCTTAACGGCTTTAAATAATAATTCAGATCCAAGATTCAATATCTCTCTTGCCTTTAGAGAATTAGCTGATAATGCTGATAAAATAGGGAACTTAAATATTAGTCCTGATTTATTAGATTCAATATTAAACGAAAAAGGAAAAACTAGATAA
- a CDS encoding sugar kinase, translating into MSFEYAIIVKNKTRLESLIERFNTKAQAKFYIERLGGNFEEYEIEDEIFRHSLNSLQTQLSKVIKNKTIDRQFVSSYIFSAKNIIIVIGQDGLVANTAKYSVNLPIIAVNPDTDRYDGILLPFNISNFIQGVENVLTNKYNSKIMNFAEAKLNDGQRLLAFNDLFIGASSHVSARYKLTFNNKTEQHSSSGIIVSTPAGATGWLSSIFNMAYGVANLFEKNLTIKHPKLKDKDLLFAVREPFKSIRTQTEISAGVIRNNTLKIESFMPNNGIIFSDGVEKDFLNFNSGSIATIGIAKETANIVQK; encoded by the coding sequence ATGAGTTTCGAGTATGCTATAATTGTAAAAAATAAAACTCGACTTGAATCGCTTATTGAAAGATTTAACACTAAGGCTCAGGCAAAGTTTTACATTGAAAGACTTGGAGGAAACTTTGAAGAATATGAAATCGAAGATGAAATATTTAGACATTCATTAAATTCTCTGCAAACTCAATTGTCAAAAGTTATAAAAAATAAAACGATTGATAGACAATTTGTTTCTTCCTATATTTTCTCAGCTAAGAACATAATTATTGTAATAGGGCAAGATGGACTTGTAGCTAATACTGCTAAGTATTCTGTTAACTTACCCATTATAGCTGTAAATCCAGATACAGATAGGTATGATGGAATATTGTTGCCATTTAATATTTCAAACTTTATTCAAGGTGTAGAAAATGTATTAACAAATAAATACAACTCTAAAATTATGAATTTTGCAGAAGCAAAATTAAATGATGGGCAAAGATTATTAGCTTTTAATGATTTATTTATAGGAGCTTCTTCTCACGTTTCAGCACGATATAAATTAACTTTTAATAACAAGACCGAGCAACATTCTTCAAGTGGAATTATAGTATCTACTCCAGCAGGAGCAACAGGGTGGTTGAGTTCAATTTTTAATATGGCTTATGGTGTTGCAAATTTGTTTGAGAAAAACTTAACCATAAAACACCCTAAACTAAAAGATAAAGATTTACTTTTTGCTGTAAGAGAACCTTTTAAAAGTATTCGAACTCAAACGGAAATATCCGCAGGAGTAATACGTAACAATACTTTAAAAATAGAATCTTTTATGCCAAATAATGGAATAATATTTAGTGACGGTGTTGAAAAAGATTTTTTGAATTTTAATAGTGGTTCTATAGCAACAATTGGAATAGCTAAAGAAACCGCAAACATTGTGCAGAAATAA
- a CDS encoding right-handed parallel beta-helix repeat-containing protein, whose product MKNRITILNKKIIVSMSFIFLFTSINTFSQEEIYVDNQLSSPCLGTYSISNRDCTGSDGNAYNTLAGAAAVASAGDTVFIREGVFTSQLKPINSGTAIDRIIYKNYENEEVLITGVSLSPAVFIYEVDYITIEGLNIENVRRWLNVLGANNIILKNNTFKDALDSGGSSKTGLFFQNSDYNRITNNVIDNSTQDNIGLVQSNYNLIDNNTITRAEHVLWTIKCSNYNVIRENYFHNELQKIGEVYDCDNVGHGDSPYNKITSLNDTKHNVIEHNIFAFTTSPVNASPYSGIQYAGQNGIIRNNVFYDCQGPPISLTLYSDEATFNYGNRIYNNDFYNNEFGAIDISGSTSHTFSDQEIKNNILFKNKFIQRDTRWSWYTELNNKPVQVFTGRTTDVILDNNNIFNSEIDELYTIAYGSRNSSSNPDSKSLTWWETNYPQLFLNSLQVNPNFVDASVYNFNLSEGSPMIDAGGFLTVTSSSGSGKTMVVADASYFVDDFGIADFTGDTIQLEGQNERAVITSINYGTNTLTLDVALTWSSGQKLSRSYSGTAPDVGAFEYDNGSSLGIELEYDDSNFKMYPNPTTSIVTVELSTIGSSNITSLSILNLLGATLYNSSIDNKKVVEFDMKDLPNGVYLLKINTESKQMIKRIVKN is encoded by the coding sequence ATGAAAAACAGAATTACAATTTTGAATAAGAAGATTATAGTATCAATGTCTTTTATCTTCTTATTTACAAGTATCAATACATTTTCTCAAGAAGAAATTTATGTAGACAATCAATTAAGCTCCCCTTGTTTAGGAACATATTCAATTAGTAATCGCGATTGTACGGGTAGCGACGGTAATGCTTATAATACATTAGCAGGTGCCGCAGCAGTTGCTTCTGCCGGCGATACTGTTTTTATTCGTGAAGGTGTTTTTACCTCTCAGTTAAAGCCTATAAATTCTGGTACAGCTATAGATAGAATAATTTATAAAAACTATGAAAACGAAGAAGTTTTGATTACAGGAGTATCGCTTTCACCTGCAGTTTTTATTTATGAAGTCGATTATATTACAATAGAAGGCTTAAATATTGAGAATGTGAGAAGATGGTTAAATGTCTTAGGAGCCAACAATATTATATTAAAAAATAATACATTTAAAGATGCTTTAGATTCTGGTGGTAGTTCTAAAACAGGATTATTTTTTCAAAACTCAGATTACAATAGAATTACAAATAATGTAATAGATAATTCAACTCAGGATAATATAGGGTTAGTTCAATCTAATTATAATTTAATTGATAATAATACAATAACTCGAGCTGAACACGTTTTATGGACTATTAAGTGTAGTAATTATAATGTAATTAGAGAAAATTATTTTCATAATGAACTACAGAAAATAGGAGAAGTTTACGATTGCGATAATGTTGGGCATGGAGATTCTCCATACAATAAAATTACTTCGCTTAACGATACAAAGCATAACGTAATAGAGCATAATATATTTGCTTTTACCACTTCGCCTGTTAATGCATCACCTTATTCAGGCATTCAATATGCTGGTCAAAACGGTATTATTAGAAATAATGTATTTTACGATTGTCAAGGCCCTCCAATATCTTTAACCTTATATTCTGATGAAGCTACTTTTAATTATGGAAATAGAATCTATAATAATGATTTTTATAACAATGAATTTGGTGCAATAGACATATCTGGATCGACATCTCATACATTCAGTGATCAGGAAATTAAAAACAACATTCTTTTTAAGAACAAGTTTATTCAGAGAGATACACGTTGGTCATGGTATACAGAACTTAATAATAAGCCTGTTCAGGTTTTTACTGGTAGAACTACAGATGTAATATTAGATAATAATAATATCTTTAATTCGGAAATAGATGAATTATATACCATAGCGTATGGTAGTCGTAATTCTTCGTCTAACCCAGATTCTAAATCTTTAACTTGGTGGGAAACCAATTATCCACAGTTATTTTTAAATAGTCTTCAAGTTAATCCAAACTTTGTAGATGCATCGGTTTATAATTTTAATTTATCAGAAGGTAGCCCAATGATTGATGCTGGTGGTTTTCTTACTGTAACTTCTTCATCAGGAAGTGGCAAAACAATGGTAGTTGCAGATGCTTCTTATTTTGTTGATGATTTTGGTATTGCCGATTTTACTGGAGATACAATACAATTAGAAGGTCAAAATGAAAGGGCTGTTATAACGAGCATAAATTATGGAACTAACACGCTAACGTTAGATGTTGCGTTAACTTGGAGTTCTGGTCAGAAATTAAGTAGATCGTATAGCGGAACTGCTCCTGATGTTGGTGCATTTGAATATGATAACGGAAGTTCTTTAGGTATAGAATTAGAATATGATGATTCGAATTTTAAAATGTATCCTAATCCAACAACGTCTATAGTTACAGTAGAATTAAGTACTATCGGAAGTAGTAATATCACTAGTTTATCTATTCTTAATTTATTAGGCGCTACACTTTATAATAGTTCTATAGATAATAAAAAAGTTGTTGAGTTTGATATGAAGGATTTACCTAATGGTGTTTATTTATTAAAAATTAATACAGAAAGTAAACAGATGATAAAAAGAATTGTGAAAAACTAA
- a CDS encoding trimeric intracellular cation channel family protein has product MIYIIDILGVIAFSISGVLIAINKKMDLFGILIIAFVTAVGGGTLRDLLIGNTPVTWMQNITYTYIILASSVVAIILRTKINYLRTSLFLFDTIGISIYTLVGIQKGMEAGLHPFICISLGTMTASFGGVMRDILCNEIPVIFREEIYATACILGGITYFVLSEFPIQDNWVFVISGVVVAITRLLAVKFKISLPKIYAKG; this is encoded by the coding sequence ATGATATACATCATCGATATCTTAGGAGTTATTGCCTTTTCCATTTCTGGAGTATTAATTGCCATTAATAAAAAAATGGACTTATTTGGCATTTTAATTATTGCTTTCGTAACCGCTGTAGGTGGAGGTACACTTCGCGATTTACTTATTGGAAACACTCCTGTAACCTGGATGCAAAACATTACATATACCTATATTATTTTAGCGTCTTCAGTAGTGGCTATTATTCTTAGAACTAAAATTAATTATCTGCGTACATCTTTATTTTTATTCGATACTATTGGCATAAGTATTTACACTCTTGTTGGTATACAAAAAGGAATGGAAGCCGGACTTCACCCTTTTATTTGTATTTCATTAGGTACCATGACAGCTAGTTTTGGTGGAGTAATGCGTGATATTTTATGCAACGAAATTCCAGTGATTTTTAGAGAAGAAATTTATGCTACAGCCTGTATTTTAGGAGGCATTACTTATTTCGTTCTAAGTGAATTCCCTATTCAGGATAATTGGGTATTTGTTATTTCTGGTGTTGTGGTCGCAATAACAAGATTATTAGCTGTGAAATTCAAAATTTCATTGCCAAAAATTTATGCAAAAGGATAA
- a CDS encoding RDD family protein, whose protein sequence is MVELQINTTQNVNINFTAASVGERILAYGIDWIIKIAYIIVVYQLLFNLFNVPDLIQDMDNWSKGAIYVTCYLPVILYTLVFETLLDGQTLGKRILKIKVVKIDGYQATLADFLIRWFFRIIDLNMLSGVVALISIISSNKNQRLGDITAGTSVITLSNKVNISHTILENLSDDYKPTYPNVIKLSDNDARIIKETFTTAKASHDYPTLIKLRKKLIEVVDIKEVKQKTDMEFIDVIMKDYNYYTQNM, encoded by the coding sequence ATGGTAGAGTTACAAATAAATACCACACAAAATGTTAATATAAATTTTACAGCTGCCAGCGTTGGAGAGCGCATCTTGGCATATGGTATCGATTGGATTATAAAAATAGCCTACATTATTGTAGTTTATCAACTCCTTTTTAATCTATTTAATGTCCCCGATTTAATTCAAGACATGGATAATTGGTCTAAAGGCGCCATTTACGTAACATGCTATTTACCAGTAATTTTGTACACTTTAGTTTTTGAAACTCTTCTCGACGGACAAACACTTGGCAAACGTATTTTAAAAATAAAAGTAGTAAAAATTGATGGTTACCAAGCAACACTGGCCGATTTTTTAATTCGTTGGTTTTTTCGCATTATCGATTTAAATATGCTCAGCGGTGTTGTAGCATTAATATCCATAATCTCGAGTAACAAAAACCAAAGATTGGGCGATATTACAGCAGGAACATCCGTTATCACACTTAGTAATAAGGTAAATATTAGCCATACCATACTCGAAAACTTATCCGACGATTATAAACCCACCTACCCGAACGTGATAAAATTATCGGATAATGATGCACGAATTATAAAAGAAACATTCACCACCGCAAAAGCATCTCATGATTATCCAACTTTAATAAAACTGCGTAAAAAACTTATTGAAGTAGTCGATATAAAAGAAGTGAAACAAAAAACCGACATGGAGTTTATAGATGTTATCATGAAAGATTATAATTATTATACTCAAAACATGTAG
- a CDS encoding stage II sporulation protein M: MREVAFIKQNKEKWLDFEKAIFGKTLKNPDELASLYIHLVNDLSYAQTYYPKSKTILYLNNLAAKAFQKIYKTKREDTNRFVQFWKVEVPLIVYENRRYVLYAFAIFLTFVGIGALSAAFDDSFVRLILGDHYVNMTLENIEKGDPVAVYKSGSNWGSFIGITLNNLYVGIKSFIFGVFGGIGTGYILLSNGIMLGAFQFMFQKHGVLWESVRGIWIHGAMEIFAIVIEGAAGLILGASILFPKTYSRVTSFKMGMKDGVKILISTFPFTIAAGFLEGFVTRYSNIMPNWLSVGIILITLSIISFYYLIYPFILNKKFRKAHGII; this comes from the coding sequence ATGAGAGAAGTTGCATTTATCAAACAAAACAAAGAAAAGTGGCTGGATTTTGAAAAAGCTATTTTTGGAAAAACTTTAAAGAACCCAGATGAATTAGCATCTCTTTATATTCATTTGGTAAACGATCTATCTTACGCTCAAACCTATTATCCCAAAAGTAAAACAATTCTTTATTTAAACAACTTAGCAGCCAAAGCTTTTCAGAAAATTTATAAAACAAAACGCGAAGACACCAATAGATTCGTACAGTTTTGGAAGGTTGAAGTGCCTTTAATTGTTTACGAAAATAGGCGATATGTGCTTTATGCCTTCGCAATTTTTTTAACTTTTGTGGGTATTGGAGCTTTATCTGCTGCTTTTGATGATTCTTTTGTGCGCCTTATTTTAGGCGATCATTATGTAAATATGACTCTCGAAAATATTGAAAAAGGCGATCCTGTGGCTGTTTATAAAAGCGGTAGTAACTGGGGAAGTTTTATTGGCATTACGCTCAATAATTTATATGTAGGTATTAAGTCTTTTATATTTGGTGTTTTTGGCGGTATTGGCACGGGATATATATTGCTAAGCAACGGTATTATGTTGGGGGCTTTTCAGTTTATGTTTCAAAAGCATGGCGTATTATGGGAAAGTGTTCGTGGTATTTGGATTCATGGCGCTATGGAAATTTTTGCCATTGTTATAGAAGGTGCAGCTGGTTTAATTTTAGGAGCAAGTATCTTATTTCCAAAAACATATTCTAGAGTTACAAGCTTTAAAATGGGTATGAAGGATGGGGTTAAAATTTTAATTAGCACCTTTCCGTTTACTATTGCAGCAGGATTTCTAGAAGGTTTTGTAACACGATATTCTAATATAATGCCCAATTGGTTATCGGTTGGTATTATTTTAATTACACTAAGTATTATTTCTTTTTACTATTTAATTTACCCATTTATTTTGAATAAAAAATTTAGAAAAGCACATGGAATTATATAG
- a CDS encoding DUF4129 domain-containing protein has protein sequence MSRKQYLHIVLLVFGLFFYSETISAKSFTTFETVLVEQDSLQIDTASVEKRHFENLKTLYTGEDYVYDRTVESSGWWTRFKQWLSEFLRDFFKMKGEKQSSAFTDIALKIGAVAVILLVIFFIFKAVMNSEGKWVFGKGSDKNIIPVSDIEANIHATDFKTLIASAEAEHNYRLAIRYYYLWLLKDLTNAEIIEYDVEKTNSDYQNEISTKSLKDGFSYTSYLYNYIWYGEFDVNENEFNKAKDAFIQFLKSIKA, from the coding sequence GTGAGTAGAAAGCAATATTTACATATCGTTTTGTTAGTATTCGGACTGTTTTTTTATTCTGAAACTATTTCGGCCAAGAGCTTCACAACTTTTGAGACGGTTTTAGTAGAACAGGATAGTTTGCAAATTGATACAGCATCTGTTGAAAAACGACATTTCGAAAATTTAAAAACTCTTTATACAGGTGAAGATTATGTTTACGATCGTACGGTTGAAAGTTCTGGCTGGTGGACACGATTTAAACAATGGTTGAGTGAGTTTCTTAGAGATTTCTTTAAAATGAAAGGTGAAAAGCAATCGTCTGCATTTACCGATATTGCTCTTAAAATAGGAGCTGTTGCAGTTATACTATTAGTGATTTTCTTCATTTTTAAAGCAGTCATGAATAGTGAAGGTAAATGGGTTTTCGGGAAAGGTTCCGATAAAAACATTATCCCTGTTAGCGATATTGAAGCCAATATTCATGCTACAGATTTTAAAACCCTTATTGCTTCCGCGGAAGCAGAACATAATTACAGATTAGCAATTCGATATTACTATTTGTGGCTTTTAAAGGATTTAACTAATGCTGAAATTATTGAATACGATGTTGAAAAAACAAACAGCGATTATCAAAATGAAATATCTACAAAGTCTTTAAAAGATGGTTTTTCATATACATCATATTTGTACAATTATATTTGGTATGGCGAGTTTGACGTTAATGAAAACGAGTTCAATAAAGCTAAAGATGCTTTTATTCAATTTTTAAAATCGATAAAAGCATGA